The sequence CTCTCCCGCTTGCGGGAGAGGGTTGGGGAAAGGGAACGCCGTTCGCGAGCAAGCTCGCTCCTGCAGGTATTCCCCGGTGTGGCGCGCGTCAGACCCTGATGCTGGCGAAGGTCGATTCGCCCTGCGCCTGGCTCAGCGCCGAGATTGCCGAGGAGTGAGGCATCAGTGCGAGGTCCTGGGGAATCGGCATGACCATCACTGGCTGGCCGATCGGCTGGCCCTGGCGCTCGTCGCGCGGCGGGATGCCGAAGTACTCGCGGTAGCACTTGGAGAAGTGCGGGGTGGAGACGAAGCCGCAGACCGAGGCGACTTCGATGATCGACATCGAGGTCTGCTTGAGCAGCTGGCGCGCGCGGATCAGGCGCAGCTTCAGGTAGTAGCGCGACGGCGAGCAGTGAAGGTACTTCTGGAACAGCCGCTCGAGCTGGCGCCGCGAGACGTTGACGTAGACCGCCAGCTCGTCGAGGTCGATCGGCTCTTCGAGGTTGGCCTCCATCAGCGCGACGATTTCCTGCAGCTTCGGCTGGTTGGTGCCGAGCATGTGCTTGAGCGGCACGCGCTGGTGGTCCTGCTCGTTGCGGATGCGTTCGTAGATGAACATCTCGGAGATCGCTGCCGACAGCTCGCGGCCGTGCTCGCGGCCGATCAGGTGCAGCACCATGTCCATTGGCGCGGTGCCGCCGGAGGAGGTGAAGCGGTTGCGGTCGATGGAGAACAGGCGGGTGCTCATGGCCACGCGCGGGAAGGCTTCCTGCATCGCTGCCAGGCATTCCCAGTGCACGCTGCAGTCGTAGCCGTCGAGCAGGCCGGCGCGGGCCAGCGCCCAGCTGCCGGTGCATACGGCGCCGAGCTTGCGGCCCAGGCGCGCCTGGGTCTGCAGGAAGCTGACGTGTTCGCGGGTGACGCTGCGCTGGATGCCGACGCCGCCGACCACGATCAGGGTGTCCATCGCCGGGGCGTTGTCGGCGCCGGCGTCGGGAGTGATCTGCAGACCGTCGCTGGCCCAGACCTGGCGGCCGTCGAGGCTGATGGTGTGCCAGCGGTACAGCTCGCGGCCGGAGAGCTGGTTGGCCATGCGCAGCGGTTCCACCGCGGAGGCCAGGGAGATCAGAGTGAAGTTGTCCAGCAGCAGGAAGCCGATGGACTGCGGAGCTCGGTTTTGCGGGGGAACTCCGGTGTTGTAAGCATTCATGATGCCGATCTCCTCACGCTAGTCACGGTGCCCGGGGCGGGGCTTTCTTATGGTTGTTTTGTGCAAGGTGCGACCAACCGGTCATCGCCTTTGATTAAAACAAGGCAAATGCCGTGCCTAACTTGATTGTGCGTTCAATAAAAAAAGAAAACGACCGCTGTAGGCCGCTTTTGAGAGCGCGGATGCGACCAGGGAAATGTCGCTATTACCTAAGGAATGGGGCGCCTGGGGACTTTGGTAGCACTCGGTTCGGCGGCGCCGAGTGCCGGCATTTTCGGAAAGTAACGTCTGTCAGACATGCCCGAAAGTCGGGCGGCGCTGCGCCAAAAGGTGGCGCAGCCGCCCGCGGATGAACGAAATCAGGTCAGCACTCGATGCTGCTGACGGCCAGGCCGCCGCGCGAGGTTTCCTTGTACTTGTCGTGCATGTCGGCGCCGGTGTCGCGCATGGTGCGGATCACCTGGTCGAGGCTGATGAAGTGCTGGCCGTCGCCGCGCAGGGCCATCTGTGCGGCGTTGATGGCCTTCACCGCGGCGATGGCGTTGCGCTCGATGCACGGCACCTGGACCAGCCCGCCGACCGGGTCGCAGGTCAGCCCGAGGTTGTGCTCCAGGCCGATCTCGGCGGCGTTCTCGACCTGCTCGGGGCTGGCGCCGAGGACTTCGGCGAGGCCGGCGGCGGCCATCGCGCAGGCCGAGCCGACTTCGCCCTGGCAGCCGACTTCGGCGCCGGAGATCGAGGCGTTCTTCTTGCAGAGGATTCCCACGGCGGCGGCGGCGAGGAAGTAGTTCACCACGTCGTCGTCGGAGGCATCGGGGTTGAAGCGCATGTAGTAGTGCAGCACCGCCGGGATGATTCCCGCCGCGCCGTTGGTGGGCGCGGTGACCATGCGCCCGCCGGCGGCGTTCTCCTCGTTCACCGCGAGGGCGAACAGGTTGACCCACTCCATGGCGCTCAAGGTCGAGCCGATGACGTTGGGCTTGCCGATCTCCAGCAGGTTGCGGTGCAGGCGCGCGGCGCCGGCGCTGCACGTTGAGGCCGCCGGGGAGGATGCCTTCGTGACGCAGGCCGGCATCGACGCAGTCGCGCATGGCCTGCCAGATGTGCTTGAGGCCCTCGCGGATCTCTGTCTCGCTGCGCCACATGCGCTCGTTGGCGAGCATCAGCTCGGAGACGCGCAGGTTGTGGCGGCGACACAGCTGCAACAGCTCGGCGGCGCTGTCGAAGTCGTAGGGCAGGCGCGTGTGGTCCTGGTCGAGGGCGCCGGAGGCGGCCTGCTCGGCATCGACGACGAAGCCGCCGCCGATGGAGTAGTAGGTGTCTTCATGCAGCACCTGGCCGCCTTCGTAGGCGAGCAGGGTCATGGCGTTGGGGTGGTAGGGCAGGTTCTCGTCGAGCAGGCGCATGTCGCGCACCCAGTCGAAGGGAATGCGCCGCTCGCCGGCCAGGTTCAGCTCGCCACTGTCGAGCAGGGCGGCCATGCGCGGAGCGATCTGCGTGGGGTCGATGCGATCGGGCCATTCGCCCATCAGGCCCATGATCACGGCGCGGTCGGTGCCGTGGCCGACGCCGGTAGCGGAGAGCGAGCCGTAGAGCTTCACCTCGATGCGCTCGATGCGGCCGAGCAGCTGGCGCTCGCGCAGGGCGCCGACGTAGAGGGCGGCGGCGCGCATCGGTCCGACCGTGTGCGAGCTGGAGGGGCCGATACCGATCTTGAACAGGTCGAACACACTGATGGCCATGCCGGACTCCGCGGAAACTGGGCGTAGGGGTGGGCCGCTGGGCGCGCCCTCGATGCGCCGCATGATCGGCCGTTCGCGCTCGACGCCGGCGTCCGGCACCGACCCGGCCTTATCCAAAAGCGCCGTCGCTTGCGACACGATCGAGCAAGCGGGGATAAGGGCCGGTAATTCGGCGAGTGCCCATAAATGTGGGGCAGTCCCGATAGAGGGAATTCATTCGTCGACAGTCCTAGCCCTTGGGGTGTTTCATGGAAAAAGGGCGACGAACGGCTATGGTTGCGTTCCCGGGCCCGTGCTCGATCCCTTCCCGCAATGGCTAGAGGCTGACCTCATGAAGTGTCTTCGGTTGTCGCTGTTGGCGTTACCCGTTCTCTGCGCCGGCCTGGCCCAGGCCGCCGAACCGCCGTCCTGTGCCCATGTGCGTTTCGCCGATGTCGGCTGGACCGATATCACCGTCACTACCGCCGTCACCCGGCTGCTGCTCAGCGAGCAGGGCTATCGCACCCAGGTCGAGCGGCTGTCCGTGCCCGACACCTACAAGGCCATGGCCGAGAAGCGCATCGACGTCTTCCTCGGCAACTGGATGCCGAGCATGGCCAACGACCTCAAGCCCTTCGCCGACAAGGGCCAGGTGCAGACCGTGCGGGCCAACCTCGAGGGCGCCAAGTACACCCTGGCGGTGCCGCAGTACGCCTACGACGCCGGCCTGAAGAGCTTCGCCGACATCGCCAAGTTCAAGGACCAGCTGGGCGGCAAGCTCTACGGCATCGAGCCGGGCAACGACGGCAACCAGCTGATCAAGAAGATGATCGCGGAGAAGGCCTTCGGC is a genomic window of Pseudomonas knackmussii B13 containing:
- a CDS encoding GlxA family transcriptional regulator, whose amino-acid sequence is MNAYNTGVPPQNRAPQSIGFLLLDNFTLISLASAVEPLRMANQLSGRELYRWHTISLDGRQVWASDGLQITPDAGADNAPAMDTLIVVGGVGIQRSVTREHVSFLQTQARLGRKLGAVCTGSWALARAGLLDGYDCSVHWECLAAMQEAFPRVAMSTRLFSIDRNRFTSSGGTAPMDMVLHLIGREHGRELSAAISEMFIYERIRNEQDHQRVPLKHMLGTNQPKLQEIVALMEANLEEPIDLDELAVYVNVSRRQLERLFQKYLHCSPSRYYLKLRLIRARQLLKQTSMSIIEVASVCGFVSTPHFSKCYREYFGIPPRDERQGQPIGQPVMVMPIPQDLALMPHSSAISALSQAQGESTFASIRV
- the choX gene encoding choline ABC transporter substrate-binding protein; this encodes MAQAAEPPSCAHVRFADVGWTDITVTTAVTRLLLSEQGYRTQVERLSVPDTYKAMAEKRIDVFLGNWMPSMANDLKPFADKGQVQTVRANLEGAKYTLAVPQYAYDAGLKSFADIAKFKDQLGGKLYGIEPGNDGNQLIKKMIAEKAFGLGDFKLVESSEADMLASVKRAGVLKQPIVFLGWEPHPMNTRLQMHYLDGGDQYFGANYGGATVYTNVRAGYLDECPNVAQLLRNLKFDLDMENKLMDAVLNERSNPRQAAKDWLQANPQVREAWLKGVAPRAQSASKALVQQ